The segment CCAACGGCAAGGACAGCTGGTCGGGCAAGCTGTCCGCGCCGAACGCCGACGGCACCGACGGTCCCTTCGCCTCGCTGGAGCGCGCCCGCGACGCCATGCGCGACAGCGACGTCGACACGACCTATGTGCGCGAGGGCACCTACCGCCTGACCAAGACGCTGGAGCTGACCGGCGCCGACAACGGCCACAGCTTCCGCAACTATCCCGGCGAGACGCCGGTGCTGAACGGGGCGGAGAAGGTCACGAACTTCGTCAGCGAGGGCAACGGGATCTATTCCGCGAAGCTGTCGCAGGCCACCGACCTCGACCTGACCATCGGCGGCGTGCGCCAGACGCTGGCCAGCAAGGGCATCGTCGACGCCGACAACCCCACCACCACCGGCTGGTACTTCGCCGACGCGGCCAACGGCGGCCCCAGCGGCTGGTCGGTGCGCTACCACACCGGCGACATGTCGTCGGGCGACATCGTCGCCGGCATGAAGATCCAGCTGATGGACGCCGAGCGGCTGTCCGACACGCTGACCGAGATCGCCAGCGTCAACGACGCCACCCGCACCATCACGCTGAAGAACGGCACCTCGCTGCCCTTCGCCGAGGGGACGACCTACAAGCTGCTGAACAACCCGTCCTTCGTCGATCAGGCGGGCGAGTTCGCGTGGCGCGCCTCGGACAAGTCGCTGGTGTTCAAGCCGGAGCATCCCGCCACCCTGGCGCAGGACGGCGTCGAGGTGGCGCGGCTGGGCACGCTGATCCGCCTGACCGGCAGCAGCGACGTGACCATCGAGGGGCTGGGCTTCACCAACACCACCACCTGGGGCTACGCGGTGGAGCTGAAGGGGGCGTCGGGCAACAGCATCGGCAACAACAGCTTCCTCAACGTCGGCACGGCGATCAAGCTGACCGCGGCCTCCTCCAACAACCTGGTGGGCGGCAACACGCTGGAGCATCTGGCGGTCAACGGCATCGAGCTGGACGGCCGCAGCAACGGCAACACCGTCTACGCCAACGACATCTCCCACGTCGGCGAGGTGCGCAAGGGTGTGGCCGGGATCATCGGCACCGGGGTCGACAACAACCTGATCGCCCACAACGACGTGGACTCCAGCGCGCGCTATGGCATCTCGTTGAAGAACTGGGACTCCAGCAACATCAACCGCAACAACGTCATCGAGTACAACCGCGTCACCAACACCAACCTGGAGACGGCGGACGGCGGCGGCATCGAGGTGCTGGGGCGGTCCAGCGTCGACACCGGCACGATCATCCGGGGCAACTGGGTGGAGCATGTCGGCGGGCTGGCGACCAGCAACACCGACCAGTGGCTGACCAATCACAAGGGCTTCGGCATCTATCTGGACGACATGGCCGGCGGCGTCACGGTGACCGGCAACTTCCTGAAGGACACCGGGCTGGCCGGGGTGCACATCCACGGCGGCGACAACAACCTCGTCACCAACAACTTCTCGATCATCGCCAGCAACGTGGAGGAGTTCATCCGCGTCGGCTGGGCGCCCAAGCACGGCGATCCCGGCCTGCCGCGCAACAACACCATCACCGGCAACCTCATCAGCGGGACCCTGCCGCTGGACGACTACATGGAGCTGCTGACCGCCGGGAACCCGGTGATCGACCGCAACCTCGTCTACAACGTGCCGCGCTACGGCGACAACGACGTGACGGGCAAGCCGCTGTTCAACAACCCCTACTGGGGCGACTACTCGCTGCAGCCGAACTCCCCGGCGCTGGCCATGGGCATCCATGACCTGGACTGGGCGATGATCGGCCAGAGCGGCTATACGGCGTCGGACGGAATGCCGCATTTCTGGGACGCCTGATCCCCGGCCCGGACCGGGAGAAAGCGGGATCAAAAGCGGGCGGAGGCTTGTTCTTCCGGGACAGGTCCCCGGGGAAGGAGGCTCCGCCCGTGCTCCCGCGTCCACACGCCTTGCGGCGGTCCGTTGCCGTCCTTCTGCTCGTCGCGGCCGGGGGGCTGGCGGGCTGCGCCGATCCCCGGGCCGACGTCGCGCTGGCCGCCCAGAGCGCGCTGGTCGGCCTGCCCAAGGGAACGTTGCTGTCCTGCGCCGGGGTGCCGCACCGGCAGGCGGCCAGCGGCGCCCTGGAGTTCTTCACCTACCGCGCGGGCTCCATCGACTACTACGCCCCGCCCCCGCCGCCGGTGGGCTACGGATGGGGGTATCCGTGGGGCTATCCCGGCTGGCGCCATCGCGGGCTCGACTACGACCCGTGGGACTACTATCCTCCGCGGGCTGGCGACGTGGTGGACAACCGGTGCGAAGCGACCTTCACCTTGAGGAGCGGGGCCGTCGAGCAGCTGGTCTACCGGGCGTCGTCGTTGGGCGCCTGCGCCGCGGTCGTGCAGAACTGCATGGCGCTCGTGCCGCAGAGCCTTCCGCCAAGGCCCACCCCGTCCGGCTAGAGCCGGCAGAGGCATCGACCGTGACACCATTGAGGAAAACG is part of the Azospirillum baldaniorum genome and harbors:
- a CDS encoding carbohydrate-binding domain-containing protein, with the translated sequence MAAETTELMDVTFTVNAWGAPAGGKWPHFVLRLDGVEIGQATVASASLGRYTFNARVPADKAHKLQLQYDNDGFVNGEDRNLFVKSFEVNGKPILSIDPLVTYDTGDIDGKNVIAGQTEMYWRGALNVDLPKTLFASAQEPEPEAPATMTTEIVVKAWGAAANGTPPHFKLLVDDKVVGDAWVSATSPTGYTFKVDVDPNEAHKIQIHYDNDATVNGQDRNLFVQGITIDGQEIKSTSPMASYDKGPVDGKFVVAGQEGLFWGGALTFGVPEEYFDGPYVPPPPPPPPVKLTPTDIVVNAWGQSAGGVAPHFKLLVDGKVIGEGRATSGDPQPFRFTVDLDAKEAHRIQIHYDNDSVVNGQDRNLYVKSVSINGHTVAATDSIVTYDKGAVDGKDVVKGQEGLFWGGALNVDAPASLFQPAAEPPPPPPTGPAFYVAANGKDSWSGKLSAPNADGTDGPFASLERARDAMRDSDVDTTYVREGTYRLTKTLELTGADNGHSFRNYPGETPVLNGAEKVTNFVSEGNGIYSAKLSQATDLDLTIGGVRQTLASKGIVDADNPTTTGWYFADAANGGPSGWSVRYHTGDMSSGDIVAGMKIQLMDAERLSDTLTEIASVNDATRTITLKNGTSLPFAEGTTYKLLNNPSFVDQAGEFAWRASDKSLVFKPEHPATLAQDGVEVARLGTLIRLTGSSDVTIEGLGFTNTTTWGYAVELKGASGNSIGNNSFLNVGTAIKLTAASSNNLVGGNTLEHLAVNGIELDGRSNGNTVYANDISHVGEVRKGVAGIIGTGVDNNLIAHNDVDSSARYGISLKNWDSSNINRNNVIEYNRVTNTNLETADGGGIEVLGRSSVDTGTIIRGNWVEHVGGLATSNTDQWLTNHKGFGIYLDDMAGGVTVTGNFLKDTGLAGVHIHGGDNNLVTNNFSIIASNVEEFIRVGWAPKHGDPGLPRNNTITGNLISGTLPLDDYMELLTAGNPVIDRNLVYNVPRYGDNDVTGKPLFNNPYWGDYSLQPNSPALAMGIHDLDWAMIGQSGYTASDGMPHFWDA